Below is a window of Raphanus sativus cultivar WK10039 unplaced genomic scaffold, ASM80110v3 Scaffold1056, whole genome shotgun sequence DNA.
CAATCTTTTATCTTTCTAGTCACTCGTGCTTGTTATCCCCTCTTACAATCTGAGTCGGCGTTTGAACATTGTGGCAGAACACGGGAAAGTGCTCGACGAGTTTTTCATATCAACAGCAGGTAGAGAACCCATCTTGTTGCCTCTTTTTGCTTTACAGTTTTAGATTTAAAGTCGAAATCATCAAAATACCTTTGCAGGCAAGTTTCAAACCGAAATTGGAAAAAGCTGGGCTGCTGAGATCAACGCCAGGAGAAGATCCCAATTGACAAACAGACAGAGATAGTAATCCAGTTGCAATAGTAGATTCCATCTCCCACAACTATCAACACTAGGAATCTTCAGAGCAAACTCCAAAACTAAAGCAGATGCCTCTTGAAACCAAAACGTGCATCAAGCTTTCTGGTGgaatttttcaattttgttgTGCAACGATCACAAACacctgtttttttcttttttacttccCCTTCAGTTGCTGGTTAAGTAGTAAACCAAACTTTTAAGACATTCTTGTTGCTGAGAGAAAGTGGATCATAGTTTGTTTTTTATCAAAACcctttttaagatattttttttcactCATCATGTATCAGAAACAAAACTAATTAGAGAGTGGTTAGAACCTCACAAATTGCAATCCTCTGGTTTGGTCTAGTCCGAAACTATGAAAGAACAGATGGGAATACGATAGGACGACGTGTAGTAACATACTCTGTCGGGGGGCGTAGAAAGAGTTTTCATTTTCGTACATGAGAAGTCACTTCTGCCAATCTATATTTACTCTGGTGATGTAACTGCTTGTTATCATGTCCTCTCAATGTTAAGCTAATAATAAGTCAGCAATCTTCTTTTATGTCACCACCAAACTTTATATTGACATCTGGTCAACTGACTAAATTTGCCAGAATATAAAGATGAAAATAGACCTATCTGCCCTTTCGATGAATTGCACTCATGTTGTTGAATAGTGTTCACAGGGAACAAGGATTCAAACAGCTACAGTTCTTTTGACGTCAAGATTCCTAAATATGCCGGTAGATATGTCTCAATCCTCACGTGGTATATTGTATGTAATACACTTacattctatatattttattatcttttgtaATCACTTGAAGTTTTGTGCATAACACAGAAGTGATGGAAGAAAATTGTGGTGCATTTGTAGCAGACTGCGTGGTTCTGTCATGCTGCTGCCAGTGCCTTGTGCTACAAGTCACTGGCTTTGTCTTCTTCAAGATCCCTCTGACACTTgtgaagaaggtgaagaagtTTGTGAAGAGAAGATGTGGAAAGACCTTGCAACCAAGGATGGAAGAGGATGTCGTCAAAGAGGAGCATTGGTGTGGAAATGAGTTTGGCTTTGAAGAAGGCTCGTCAAGATTTAATTGCACTGAAGACATTGAGGGAATGTTGCAAGAACTGTCTATGAATGAAGAATTGGTCTTTGGAAGCTTCTGGCGTCATGAAGATTCTTCTCACATTCTAGATGTCAAGTAGTGAATAAAAAACAGAGATTCTTACTCATCTTCTTTGCTTTAAATTCTTGTTATGTTATTGATCACCAATAAAGAAGCTCAAGGGTCTAAATGGAGATGCAAACACAATTAAAGTAAAATAGAAAGTAAACCGAGATAGAAATCACACAAGCAAGTACCTATTGTTCTTATTAGAAATCGTCTAAACAATCTATTACAAGGATATGTTTCATCAGCTTTACACAGCTGTTAACATCTTAACAACTGCTACCGAAAAATTTCTAAGTAATTTAAGTTATGTCTCTATTCCGTCAAGTATTTCAGCTACTGCTTCAATACGATCCAATAACATTTCCAAAAAAATTTCTCTCTATATAAGATCAATTTCTATGTTTCTGTCTGTCTTGATACAGACGAACatataaatatcttatattatttCTACATGACCAAAATTTAGTCTCCAACACAATATACATATTAACATCTTCCATAATAATAAATGTAACTTTCATTTTCTTGAAATacttattcatttttttaagttataaatttatttttcaagttTATTCTTCTTTACTTTTCTTCAAGATACACGTTTACTCTTCAAATCTATACGACTTCAACTCAGCATCTTGCATCCACCTGGTCTCCACCACTCAACACTACGTCTGTTCAACAATTACGTCAACTGACATCTTCGAAGGAGATTTTAATTCTCTTTCTcaaaagatggagaagaagagatagGTAGCAAGACAGCTGTAATATTGTAGATCTTTCTTTAGTCTTCCACTGTTTTCCAGTATAATTGGAGGTCGTCATATATCATTTGTCACTAGAGCATAGCTTCAAAGCTCTGAAGGCAGAACTTCACTTACAATTACCTCACTCGTGTGGACTGGATCATCAAAAACTCCAAAAAGGAAATTTTGTAGCATGCGCTAACCAGATGGGCTCTGTGACAAATGTATATGACAGAGCATGTCGTCCAGCTCTACAATCAGTGTGAATagaaagagttaaaaaaaaaaaacgactcAAGTCACGTGGGAAGCATATAC
It encodes the following:
- the LOC108819764 gene encoding uncharacterized protein LOC108819764; protein product: MEENCGAFVADCVVLSCCCQCLVLQVTGFVFFKIPLTLVKKVKKFVKRRCGKTLQPRMEEDVVKEEHWCGNEFGFEEGSSRFNCTEDIEGMLQELSMNEELVFGSFWRHEDSSHILDVK